The following proteins are encoded in a genomic region of Acidobacteriota bacterium:
- the ruvB gene encoding Holliday junction branch migration DNA helicase RuvB: MQSSEAIDIRSGGTDEETQFDASLRPAQLSEYIGQQKVKENLRVFMKAALKRREALDHILLTGPPGVGKTTLSNIVANEMGASLKTTAGPIIEKAGDLAAILTNLEEGDVLFIDEIHRLNPAIEEILYPAMEDYSLDIMIGQGTAARSIKLELPKFTLVGATTRPGMITAPLRGRFGIIFHLDFYNVDDLQTICERSAGILDVGVDERGSHEIARRGRGTPRIVNRLLRRVRDFAEVDHDGHITEIVAADALNRMEVDSFGLDERDAKLLRTIIEKFDGGPVGLGTLSAAINEERDSIEEIIEPYLLQIGFINRTPRGRMATRLAYEHFGFELPHRREEPTLFS; this comes from the coding sequence ATGCAGAGCAGTGAAGCAATCGATATTCGCTCGGGCGGCACGGATGAGGAAACTCAGTTCGATGCCAGTTTGCGCCCGGCGCAGCTCAGCGAATATATCGGCCAGCAGAAGGTGAAAGAGAACCTTCGTGTCTTTATGAAGGCAGCCCTCAAACGCCGCGAGGCTCTCGATCACATCTTGCTCACGGGCCCGCCGGGCGTTGGGAAAACGACGCTTTCAAATATTGTTGCCAACGAAATGGGTGCGTCGTTAAAAACAACGGCGGGACCGATCATCGAAAAGGCTGGCGACCTTGCTGCGATATTGACCAATCTCGAGGAAGGCGACGTGCTCTTCATCGACGAGATCCATCGCCTAAATCCGGCGATCGAAGAGATCCTCTATCCGGCGATGGAAGACTACAGCCTCGACATAATGATCGGTCAGGGCACTGCCGCTCGTTCGATCAAGCTCGAACTGCCCAAATTTACGCTCGTTGGAGCGACTACGCGGCCCGGAATGATCACGGCTCCATTAAGAGGCCGGTTCGGGATAATATTTCATCTGGATTTTTACAACGTCGACGATCTGCAAACGATCTGCGAACGTTCTGCCGGCATCCTCGACGTCGGTGTCGATGAACGCGGTTCGCACGAGATCGCCCGGCGAGGACGCGGAACGCCGCGTATCGTAAACCGTTTGCTACGCCGAGTGCGTGACTTTGCTGAGGTCGACCACGACGGGCATATTACCGAGATCGTCGCCGCCGACGCACTCAACCGGATGGAAGTAGACAGCTTCGGTCTCGACGAACGCGACGCCAAACTACTCAGAACCATCATCGAAAAATTCGACGGCGGCCCCGTCGGCCTCGGCACCCTCTCCGCCGCGATCAACGAAGAGCGCGATTCGATCGAGGAGATCATCGAGCCGTATCTCCTGCAGATCGGCTTTATCAACCGCACGCCCCGCGGCCGAATGGCGACCCGCCTCGCGTATGAGCATTTCGGTTTTGAACTCCCGCACCGCCGCGAAGAGCCAACGCTCTTTTCGTGA
- a CDS encoding CPBP family intramembrane metalloprotease — translation MLEIARQLRDDIAPLDRRAIFALVYAAVGLTCITYLKDPKYLAAILSGTRFDSVGVEAVYPTASNIYSLVWWVFISVAFYFIIPALFVRYVQKRKLSEIGLALSIENGFFKLLVVCIAIMLPLVYLMSLTGSFSSKYPFLQVYNGDPYLSSTLLIWEMVYFLQFFGLEFFFRGFLVHSLKPSLGIYSIFAMMVPYCMIHFQKPMPETFAAIFAGIFLGWLSYKNGNIWLGLVLHCAVAFTMDILALYAKGLLF, via the coding sequence ATGCTCGAAATTGCCCGACAACTCCGCGACGACATCGCTCCTCTGGACCGGCGCGCGATCTTTGCACTTGTTTATGCGGCGGTCGGATTGACGTGCATCACGTACCTCAAAGACCCGAAATATCTGGCTGCGATCTTGTCGGGCACAAGATTCGATAGCGTCGGCGTCGAGGCAGTTTACCCGACGGCCAGCAATATCTACAGCCTGGTCTGGTGGGTCTTTATCTCGGTGGCCTTCTATTTCATCATTCCGGCCTTATTTGTCCGGTACGTACAGAAGCGAAAGCTCAGTGAGATCGGCCTGGCGTTATCGATCGAGAACGGCTTTTTCAAACTGCTCGTCGTATGCATCGCTATAATGCTGCCGCTCGTCTATTTGATGTCGCTGACCGGCAGCTTTTCGTCGAAGTATCCCTTTTTGCAGGTTTACAATGGCGATCCTTATCTGAGTTCGACGCTGCTGATCTGGGAAATGGTCTATTTCCTGCAGTTTTTCGGGCTCGAATTTTTCTTTCGCGGTTTTTTGGTTCACAGTCTCAAACCGTCGCTCGGTATCTATTCGATCTTCGCAATGATGGTGCCGTATTGCATGATCCATTTCCAAAAGCCGATGCCCGAGACGTTCGCGGCGATCTTCGCCGGCATCTTTCTCGGATGGCTCAGTTATAAGAACGGCAACATTTGGCTCGGGCTGGTGCTGCATTGCGCCGTCGCATTCACGATGGATATTTTGGCTTTGTACGCGAAGGGGCTATTATTCTAG
- the ruvA gene encoding Holliday junction branch migration protein RuvA has protein sequence MIAYLSGKLLEKQANTLIVDVGGVGYEVSIPLSTFYEIGDIGSDVQLRIYTHVREDAIQLFGFKTNRERELYLRLISVQGIGAKSGIAMLSGMSADELILALRTEDLAKLSTIPGVGRKTAERMVIELRDKVGQTSVEGTSALDAATTGATPMDDVFEDALSALVNLGYQRNAAEKALQVAAKEVTDATVQKLLRRSLQVLAK, from the coding sequence ATGATCGCATATCTTTCCGGTAAACTATTAGAGAAGCAAGCAAATACGCTGATCGTCGATGTCGGCGGCGTCGGTTACGAAGTGTCGATACCGCTGTCAACATTTTACGAGATCGGCGACATCGGCAGCGACGTGCAGTTGAGGATCTACACGCATGTTCGCGAAGATGCGATCCAGCTATTCGGTTTCAAAACGAACCGCGAACGCGAGCTTTACCTTCGCCTGATCTCGGTCCAGGGCATCGGTGCAAAATCAGGCATCGCGATGTTGTCAGGCATGAGTGCGGACGAATTGATCCTCGCTCTCCGTACCGAAGACCTCGCAAAACTATCAACGATCCCCGGCGTGGGACGCAAAACGGCCGAGCGAATGGTGATCGAGCTTCGCGACAAGGTTGGCCAGACAAGCGTCGAGGGCACCTCGGCACTAGATGCAGCGACGACCGGTGCGACTCCGATGGACGATGTTTTCGAGGACGCACTGTCTGCTCTCGTTAATCTTGGCTATCAACGAAATGCTGCCGAAAAAGCACTACAGGTCGCCGCCAAGGAAGTGACCGATGCAACCGTGCAAAAACTGCTAAGGCGAAGTCTGCAAGTTTTAGCAAAGTAA